DNA from Triticum aestivum cultivar Chinese Spring chromosome 7D, IWGSC CS RefSeq v2.1, whole genome shotgun sequence:
TTCCATATGGTAACCTGCCTTGCCTGATCTCCCGAGGCGACGACACGAAACGGTTGCAGCTGCACCAAACCCAGCCCGACCCGGCCGGCCTTTACTCCACCACCACAGACAGTATCAGTACCGCACCCATCCACCCCCCTCTCCTGCAAAACCAAAGGCCAGACCCAGACCAGACCGCTCACGCCGCACCGCACGCGCTGCACGGGCACCCAACACAAGCCCTTCTCCGATCGTGCTCGCTCGCCGCCGGTACTAGTCTAGTAGAGCAGCGGGGAGGAGCTCCGAGATGAGGGCGCCGCGGAGGCCGATGGCGGTGGTGCTCAGCTGGGTGCGGAGGCAGCCGCCCAAGGTCAAGGCCTTCCTCGCCGTCGTCGCGGGCATGACCGCGCTCGTCTTCATCCGCTTCATCGTCCACGACCACGACAACCTCTTCGTCGCCGCCGAGGCCGCGCACGCGCTCGGCATCGCCGTGCTCATCTACAAGCTCACCAAGGAGAAGACCTGCGCTGGTTCGCTCTCTTCTCTTCTGTTGCCCCCCTTTCCCCCAAAGCTATCCTCTCGATCCGTCCAGCTAGCTTCACTTCACCGCGGTCTGATCTGATTTCTCCAAAGTTCCTTCCTTTCTGGGTCACCTTTGTGCTAAAAACAtatggatttttttttctttcctttcggAATCATGAACCTGATTTATCCTCGGACCTAGGTacttctcttcttttgtgggggTGAGGCATATGAAATTATGAATCCACGGTTTTGCTATCACGTGAGAGGTAACTGTTACTTGGACACTGCGTGCCACTTGCGCTGCGTGGTGCATTGCAAGGCAGTGGAATATTACTACTCCGTACATGCTGATTTGGGGGACGCTGAAATTCTTGTGTGGTCATTTCGCTGAATGTGTGCAAAGTGAGCAAAAAGCATGTGCCTGTTCCATCCAACTGCGGCCCTGCCCCGTTCGCGTGTCTCTAGCTGCATCTGTGTACTACTTTAGAGGTCCTGCTGCGAAATGCAGGCAATTCATGCTGTATGCCCGTTCTATGAATGTGGTTCCATAAGATCCTAGCAGACTGTTCTGATCAGTATGGTGTATGTGATAGTGCATAAAGTGTTTGTTTGGACCATTTCATCTCTTGGCGCTTCAGTCCAGTCCCTACTGGAACACCTGTCTCTCTCATGGACTTGCTGTTCGTAAGAAACTTTCCTGCTTTATTTGGTTGAATGACTTTGTCCCTAGATGCTATTTTGATGAAAAAAGGGTCCGTGGATGGTGTAAActtatgtactactccctccgttcctaaatataagtcgttGGGGAAGTGTAAAATGAACTCTCCCATCGACTTATATTTCGGAACAGAGGTAATATTTGCATGAGAAAAAGAACCAACAAACATGCTGCTCATACACATCAGCATCATTCCATTCTTGTAATTTGTGTTTCGGATCCTTATTAGGAACATATATGTGCCCCTTTTGTTCTTCCTCTGTTTAAGATGCATGCTTTCTGTGCGGAAAGTGAGCTCCTTTGTTCTTCGTCTGTTTAAGATGCATGTTTTCTTCGCGAAATGAAGCAGCTCTAGCAGAGCTAGAAACGGAAGCCATAGCAGCACCGTCTTCCTTCTTCCAGACAGTGAGCTAGGAATTTTTAGTTGATATACTCTTATGTTGCTGCTGGGGTTTAGGTAACTGTGGCATTATATTAAGAGACATGAACCGCTTCTCTCTTTTTCTGCATGTCACTGAAGGATTTCTCTTTCTCTTAGCTTGTCTGCTGCTTATGTTGCTGCCTGTCTTTTAGCTGTTTGAATGTTCTGATCATGTTTCTGTTTCATCACCTGATACAAGATACAAGGAAAATTTCCATGCTCAAGCTCTCAAAAATTTGTATACAACTGTGCACATGTATAATTTGTATGGTAACAGAATCTGCCTTCTCACATATCTGGGTACTCCCTCTGATCTGAATTAATTGACACAGCCTCTATACGATGTCCGGAATTAAATGACGCAACCTCTATACAATGTAAAATGGACATTGTATAGAGGCTGCGTCAATTAATTCagatcggagggagtaataaagtTACTTAGATAATGGAATCTATGCACCAGATTTTCATTGACGAGAAACTGGGTCTCTACTGCTAGTGAAGTGCATACAGATGACTTATCTGCTGTAATAAAAGACACAACTGCCATATCAGTGTGATACATTTGTTTATTTTTCCTTTGGTGTAGTTTGTTCGTGATAATTGCTTTGTAATCTATATGCATGCTCTAAATTCCCCTCTTTCTTAAATTCTTGCAGGACTTTCACTCAAGTCTCAGGATTTGACAGCATTGTTCCTGGCCGTTAGGTTGTATTGCAGCTTTGTTATGGAGTATGACATCCATACAATACTGGATTCAGCTACACTAGTAGCTACTCTTTTTGTCATTTACATGATTCGGTTCAGACTGAGGTCAACTTATATGCTGGACAAGGACAATTTTGCATTGTACTACGTGGTAAGAATTCAACTTCTAAACTATAAAACTGCGAGGATTTAGGCCATTAGACATTAGTTGATTATAGAGTTTTATTTCTTGTGTCACCTCTTCGACTTAAGTTTTCTCACTACTAGACATTAGTTGATTATGGAGTCTTATTTCTTGTGTCACCTCTTCGACTTCAGTTTTCTCACTACCAAGACCATTTCCTGGTTGTATGTTGTAGGTCCACAGGATGTCAGTATCACTTTTAGAAAGAGTTGTATCTTTGTCCCTTGTGGTAGCTAGTTTTGCATGTTAATCTGTTTATCTTGTGAACTTCCTCTTATTGCCGCCAATACCAACTTACTAGACTTACTGTCCAGGTTGTACCATGTTGTGTGCTGGCATTTATTGCTCATCCTTCAACATCACATATCATGATCAATAGGATCTGCTGGGCCTTCTGTGTTTACTTGGAAGCTGTTTCAGTGCTGCCCCAGTTGCGCTTGATGCAGAATACAAAGGTAACTGTTAAACCATACATAGGCCCTTGGATGCAGAATTGAACGGTCAAATTTATCTAACTTTAAGATATGTTTTTGAGCAGATTGTTGAACCATTCACAGCTCATTATGTGTTTGCGTTGGGTGTGGCAAGGTTCCTTAGCTGTGCACACTGGGTCCTTCAGGTTCTTTACCCTATCTTTTTCTTCTTTAAAATGTACAATTTTAGTGTCTCTGTTACGCCAAAGCGCCAATACAAACTGCCTTCTGACGACACATAATGAAATATTCCAAAAGAGTGGTCCAAAGTGAAAACATAGTTTTACTCCACACATAAAATAAAATGGCACCTCTCACTGATGTTTACTGTTTACGCCATTAAGTAGAAGTTCACATAATCAAATGTTTTTAATTGAGGTAAATTTCCATTTGTTGCCATCATGATCACCCATGTTCATGCCTGATTTAACATATCCTAGGAAATCATAATTTTACCTAGTTGCATG
Protein-coding regions in this window:
- the LOC123165562 gene encoding ER lumen protein-retaining receptor erd-2.2 gives rise to the protein MRAPRRPMAVVLSWVRRQPPKVKAFLAVVAGMTALVFIRFIVHDHDNLFVAAEAAHALGIAVLIYKLTKEKTCAGLSLKSQDLTALFLAVRLYCSFVMEYDIHTILDSATLVATLFVIYMIRFRLRSTYMLDKDNFALYYVVVPCCVLAFIAHPSTSHIMINRICWAFCVYLEAVSVLPQLRLMQNTKIVEPFTAHYVFALGVARFLSCAHWVLQVLDTRGRLLTALGYGFWPSMVLLSEIVQTFILADFCYYYVKSLAGGQLVLRLPSGVV